TACGCACCGTTTTATAAGTGGGTAAGTGAAGGCCTTCAGCAAGCAATTGGCGAAGGGTCAATCCGGAATTCCATCAATCCCGATAGGACAGCTAGACTCGTCATCGGCCTAGTAGAATCGGCTGCCGAACAAATATATTTATATGATACCGACAAGGAAGATGAGGCGGTCATACAAAAAAATGAAGTGAAGAACTTCTTGAAGCATGCTTTGGCGATTAAATAGATTCGACTTGTTCCAGGATGTTAGCTAGGCTACTATACGTCTTGGAGCTCATACATATTAAAATGAATGACAGTCAGTCATTTAGTAAGGAGTAATTTGCAATGAACAAATCATGGTTATACGTCGCGCTGACAAGTTTTTTCGAATTGGTATGGATATTCGGTTTTAATGTCGCCGCTGTATGGTGGCATTGGATTCCAATCGTCTTTTTCATCTTTGTCGATTTTCACTTCTTGGCGAAAGCGTGTGAAAACCTTCCTACGGGCACAGTGTATGCCGTCTTTGCAGCTGTTGGAACAGTAGGGACGGCATTGATGGATGTTTTCCTATTCGGAGAAACTTTAGGAGTTGGTAAAATATTCTTCATCCTAATTTTAGTTGTGGGTGTAATCGGCTTGAAGATTGCTGACGGTGCGGACGAAAAGAAAGGATTTGTTAAGTGATGGGCTGGTTATTTGTATTCGCAGCAGCAATAAGCGAGTTTGTCGGAGTTGTCGGTTTGAATAAATATAGTAAACAGAAGACATTCATTAATACAATGCTTTTCGGGGGCGGCTTTGGAGCAGCATTCGCATTTCTCTATATGTCCTTCAACTATTTACAAGTGAGCACTGCATATGCTGTGTGGATAGGTGTCGGAACTGCGGGTGCTGTGCTTATCAATATGCTCTTTTTCGGAGAATCAAGAAGCGTTGGCCGTGTTGCCAGTT
The genomic region above belongs to Sporosarcina sp. Marseille-Q4943 and contains:
- a CDS encoding multidrug efflux SMR transporter, whose protein sequence is MNKSWLYVALTSFFELVWIFGFNVAAVWWHWIPIVFFIFVDFHFLAKACENLPTGTVYAVFAAVGTVGTALMDVFLFGETLGVGKIFFILILVVGVIGLKIADGADEKKGFVK
- a CDS encoding multidrug efflux SMR transporter; its protein translation is MGWLFVFAAAISEFVGVVGLNKYSKQKTFINTMLFGGGFGAAFAFLYMSFNYLQVSTAYAVWIGVGTAGAVLINMLFFGESRSVGRVASLILIVIGVVGLKALS